AGGCGCCGTCCTGAGCAAATGAGACGGTGGTCATTGGCAGGCCCACCTTGTTGAGGGCGCCCATATTCCTGACGGTATTCGTCGAGCGGCCGAAGACCTCGACCATCCCCTGGATCGTGACCTTGTTGGGACCGGCAAGGTTCTGATCGATCTTCGCCCGATCGGCTCCGCCTTGCATCTGAGCCGCGAGCGAGAAAGCGGGCGTGTCGGGTGGTGCCACCATCATGAACTTTCCCGCCGCCTGTTCGGTCGGGCTGTCGAAGTGCCGCGAAACCAGCGTCGGGAAATTCAATTCCGGTTGCAGCCGCAGCTTGTTGTCCGGCAGGATGGCCGTCATGACGAAATAGGGGTGCGTGATCAGATAACGCCCCACCTGGTCGTTGTGATTGCCGATCCCGTCTAGCCAATCATCGGATTTCGATCTGAGAAGCAGCTTAGCGGACTCGATCGCGCCGGCCGCGACGATCACCCGATCAGCCGCGACACGAACGACGTCGCCGCTCGCCTTGTCGTAGTAGACTACGGCGCTGGCCTGGCGTTTTGTCCCGGTCTCGATCGCCAGCACCGGCGTACCGGTTCTGATCTCGAGGCCCGGAAAATCGTTCCATTCGATGAGGTCGTCGAGATAGTTGCTGGCCACGTAGCGTGCGCCAAACGGGCAATATTTGCAGGTTCCGGTGGTTTGGCACGGCGCGTGGCGCGACGGCACCTCCGAAACGCCGCGGCGGGCGATCGGTAGCTGTCCATAGCCTATACCGAGCTTATCGAAGGCATCCGCGTAGATCTTGTCTTCGAGCGTGAAGGGGAAAGCCGCGAATGGAAACTCGCGCGTGCGCGGCACAACCGCATCCTTAGAATCCCCTGAGACCGCGAGATGATGTTCGGCTTGGCAATAGAATTCCTCGAGCTCCGCATAGCCAAACGGCCAGTCGATGCTCTCGCCGGTGTTATGTTGGAGCAGGAAATCCTCCGGCTTCATCCGGAACGCCCAGCCGCCCCAGTGCAGCGTCGTGCCGCCATAAGCGAAGAGGCGGGCACCGCGCAGCGGGACCTCGGTGGCCCCCGCGTTCTGGTTCTCGCCAGGATCGTCACGCTGCGGATAGTTGGCGTCGCGGGCGTTGTCGTAAGGCAGTCCGCCCGTTACGAGATAGTTCTCCCACAGTCCGAAATCCTTCGTCGTCACGCGGCTGCCGGCCTCGAGCACGACGATCTCGGCATGCCTGTTATTG
The window above is part of the Novosphingobium sp. G106 genome. Proteins encoded here:
- a CDS encoding GMC oxidoreductase, which produces MKTVIIGSGVAATVVIETLLANNRHAEIVVLEAGSRVTTKDFGLWENYLVTGGLPYDNARDANYPQRDDPGENQNAGATEVPLRGARLFAYGGTTLHWGGWAFRMKPEDFLLQHNTGESIDWPFGYAELEEFYCQAEHHLAVSGDSKDAVVPRTREFPFAAFPFTLEDKIYADAFDKLGIGYGQLPIARRGVSEVPSRHAPCQTTGTCKYCPFGARYVASNYLDDLIEWNDFPGLEIRTGTPVLAIETGTKRQASAVVYYDKASGDVVRVAADRVIVAAGAIESAKLLLRSKSDDWLDGIGNHNDQVGRYLITHPYFVMTAILPDNKLRLQPELNFPTLVSRHFDSPTEQAAGKFMMVAPPDTPAFSLAAQMQGGADRAKIDQNLAGPNKVTIQGMVEVFGRSTNTVRNMGALNKVGLPMTTVSFAQDGAFNGRMLTIEKKVSEIFAAMGAKLDGAYTVSWRADHAASTCRMSEDEKVGVVDANLKVHGTDNVYVISNAVMPNLGSVNPTLTLAALAYRLGDHLVRTGP